The DNA region CCAAACTTGAACCTCAGGCTCATGACTTAGCCCATGTTCCACAAAGAAGAATCTTCCTGCTGGTTTCAAAACGCGGTAAATTTCTCTGAGAGCTTGTTCAACATTCTCAATACTACATAGCGTCCAAGTACTCACCACGCTATCAAATGTATTATCTGCCATTGGTAGGTTTTCACCATTTAACACTCTATGGTCTACAGTAATTGAGGATGCTTGAATCCGCTTTTGAGCTAGCCCATGAATTCCAGGGTTTGCATCGACTGTGATAATTTTATGAATGTGTTTAGGATAATAAGAAAGATTCAATCCTGTTCCAAAACCAATTTCCAGAATTTCTCCTTTAACTTCCGCTAAAACCTCTTGGCGATATTTAGCGAGGCTAGAATCAGATAATGACCAATCAAGCAGATAGGGAAGGATTCTTTGCGAGTAAAATCCCATTTGTCCTCCTATCAAAGTGCAAATTACAAACTTGCCTACTTGATTCAATCTTAAACTC from Chlorogloeopsis sp. ULAP01 includes:
- a CDS encoding class I SAM-dependent methyltransferase; translation: MGFYSQRILPYLLDWSLSDSSLAKYRQEVLAEVKGEILEIGFGTGLNLSYYPKHIHKIITVDANPGIHGLAQKRIQASSITVDHRVLNGENLPMADNTFDSVVSTWTLCSIENVEQALREIYRVLKPAGRFFFVEHGLSHEPEVQVWQNRLTPLQKRIAGGCHFNRNIRQLIESEFDIVSLEEFYAEKTPKISGYLYKGIATKIN